In one window of candidate division KSB1 bacterium DNA:
- a CDS encoding anti-sigma factor antagonist (This anti-anti-sigma factor, or anti-sigma factor antagonist, belongs to a family that includes characterized members SpoIIAA, RsbV, RsfA, and RsfB.) — protein MAIERRLVDAVEITESQIHIIRLKGIFDASTVNEFEKVVSYLLARQFFKMVVDLGSVEFISSAGWGAFTGELRRVRENDGDIKLAGMSPDVFDVFLLLELDRFISSYDTEEEAIRAFRQPEPAPEPVPERMSMPSYQKTPPTTPAKEMSETNVLAVYAGRPPALSSGDQAEYRRSYPVESETVQVEAGLDQSGGNGFELEQDDINDDTLEIEASLSLAAKGPEMYELLLTSGRQAFEPVVRQRSLPPPARHPQFNDIYAFDDSASALNQHEQDRFGAETELPYHQHEPVTGGGEHEETQELSVFSGSDFDFSGHEPIIGENDETAGVSNSMTAAAADFPAPAAQTSFRHDTEAFSELSLDLESHLQRKEPQGVAWKAHDDFGDFGSELEKEFSVKQHKHQTPKFNQPIFPPEPESPQPPQAPAVVAENSENHGDDFSETSGVEAVFPQPPAYNSNGNSSGDLTEDYPPPFSTPAPDFSQPVFSSFDTTEEADDDLEIHDIHDPWILEEIDTFPEEYEMEGARVEEDERPIAAALISDDFDFNWQASVFTPENKFAPMGTPVATQPKQKTRAVLPETALFDETEVAASFESDWQASAEAPEDETAPQKMSSATPRKRKAKTEIAAPMAASFDDGKTESGSSSSFSDRFKAKGKRKSVSDPTAFKLSKIPMSGDVTEMIRGIVAAYPDYGANMICKFLEERVEPPVSISRSKVYRYLCEANLNTRQKRFEYAGQDFDWSGSETADVAEEA, from the coding sequence TTGGCTATTGAGAGACGTCTGGTCGACGCGGTTGAAATCACCGAAAGTCAAATTCATATCATCCGGTTGAAAGGCATCTTTGATGCTTCCACGGTGAATGAATTCGAAAAAGTGGTGAGCTATCTCCTGGCCAGGCAATTTTTCAAAATGGTTGTCGACCTCGGCAGTGTCGAGTTTATTTCCTCGGCGGGCTGGGGCGCGTTCACGGGAGAACTGCGCCGTGTTCGTGAAAATGACGGTGACATCAAGCTCGCGGGCATGAGCCCGGATGTTTTTGATGTTTTTCTGCTGCTCGAGCTCGATCGTTTCATCAGTTCTTATGATACGGAAGAAGAGGCCATCAGAGCTTTTCGGCAACCCGAGCCTGCTCCGGAACCCGTGCCTGAACGGATGAGCATGCCGTCGTATCAGAAAACGCCTCCAACGACGCCGGCGAAAGAAATGAGTGAAACAAACGTGCTGGCTGTTTATGCCGGCAGGCCTCCCGCGCTTTCATCCGGCGATCAAGCTGAATATCGACGATCGTATCCCGTCGAAAGCGAAACCGTTCAAGTTGAGGCGGGGCTCGATCAATCCGGCGGAAACGGTTTTGAGCTGGAACAAGATGACATCAACGACGACACCCTTGAAATCGAGGCCAGTCTTTCGCTGGCCGCCAAGGGTCCGGAAATGTACGAATTGCTGCTGACCAGCGGCCGGCAGGCTTTCGAGCCGGTTGTTCGACAAAGATCTTTGCCGCCACCTGCACGGCATCCGCAGTTCAATGACATTTATGCGTTTGATGATTCCGCTTCGGCTTTGAATCAACATGAGCAAGATCGTTTTGGCGCTGAAACGGAATTGCCATATCATCAACATGAGCCTGTCACCGGTGGCGGCGAGCATGAGGAAACGCAGGAATTGAGCGTTTTTTCCGGTTCTGATTTCGATTTTTCCGGACACGAGCCGATTATTGGCGAAAATGATGAAACGGCCGGAGTTTCCAATTCGATGACTGCGGCCGCCGCTGATTTTCCCGCTCCGGCAGCTCAAACTTCTTTCAGGCATGATACCGAAGCGTTTTCGGAATTGAGCCTTGATCTTGAAAGCCATTTGCAGCGAAAAGAGCCTCAGGGCGTGGCGTGGAAAGCCCATGATGATTTTGGCGATTTTGGCTCCGAGCTGGAAAAGGAATTTTCCGTCAAGCAGCATAAGCACCAGACGCCGAAATTCAATCAACCAATCTTTCCGCCGGAGCCTGAATCGCCCCAGCCCCCACAAGCGCCTGCGGTTGTTGCGGAGAACAGCGAAAATCATGGCGATGATTTTTCCGAGACGAGCGGCGTCGAGGCGGTTTTTCCCCAGCCGCCGGCTTACAATAGTAATGGGAATTCAAGCGGAGACTTAACTGAGGACTATCCGCCGCCATTCTCCACGCCGGCCCCCGATTTTTCGCAGCCCGTGTTTTCTTCTTTTGATACAACGGAAGAAGCTGACGATGATTTGGAGATACATGACATTCACGATCCCTGGATTTTGGAAGAGATCGATACTTTCCCGGAAGAATATGAGATGGAAGGAGCAAGGGTGGAGGAGGACGAGAGGCCGATTGCGGCGGCGTTGATTTCCGACGATTTTGATTTTAACTGGCAGGCGTCGGTGTTTACGCCGGAAAACAAATTCGCGCCGATGGGAACTCCGGTGGCGACGCAGCCAAAACAGAAAACTCGAGCCGTTTTGCCGGAAACGGCGTTGTTTGATGAAACGGAGGTTGCGGCAAGCTTCGAGTCAGACTGGCAAGCTTCGGCGGAGGCGCCGGAAGATGAGACAGCGCCTCAGAAGATGTCGAGCGCCACGCCGCGAAAGCGCAAGGCTAAAACTGAAATCGCTGCGCCGATGGCGGCATCGTTCGATGATGGGAAGACGGAATCAGGCTCGTCGTCGAGTTTTTCGGACCGGTTCAAAGCGAAGGGAAAAAGAAAATCAGTTTCGGACCCGACCGCCTTCAAATTGTCGAAAATACCGATGAGCGGTGACGTCACCGAGATGATCCGCGGCATTGTTGCGGCTTATCCCGATTATGGCGCAAATATGATTTGCAAGTTTTTGGAGGAACGTGTTGAGCCGCCGGTTTCGATCAGCCGTTCGAAGGTTTATCGCTATTTGTGCGAGGCCAATCTCAACACACGGCAAAAAAGATTCGAGTATGCCGGCCAGGATTTTGACTGGTCCGGCAGCGAGACTGCGGATGTGGCCGAAGAAGCGTGA
- a CDS encoding tetratricopeptide repeat protein has product MGDFVFNDVVRAKKGEYFLKTANSNYQNQIICSFFRNGTLIASHHQDYEPKLSEEALLARTREFHEQKKSEIQTLLKLAEKLKDSDNAETKNLLGRAFLKKGLYEEAINEFEEAIILDPRISGLYNNLGIAYTAVGRLDEAIAVLEQAISLKPERADYHNNLGTAHLKKEQCKKAVEQFQRALNINPYYAEACFNLALALVLNGVTKEDFHLSVNSHQRVIEHLEKAAKINPNYRNEQILRGEEFLRRNEYEKAYEALVQGQRNAHKPVDLGFVVDFYLQVLYNTKKLNSAAIWRHIRQLQDIIDKHPNYADLYNHLGVAYVVMSKFVNNKAVQQFEKAQQINPAFDRAKRNQKLAEYDHKGIQLLFDAILK; this is encoded by the coding sequence ATGGGCGATTTTGTTTTCAACGATGTTGTGCGGGCCAAAAAAGGCGAATATTTTCTTAAAACGGCCAACAGCAATTATCAGAATCAAATCATCTGTTCTTTTTTCCGCAATGGGACGCTGATTGCTTCACACCATCAGGATTACGAACCCAAGCTTTCCGAAGAGGCGTTGCTGGCGCGTACGCGTGAATTTCACGAGCAAAAGAAGTCGGAAATTCAAACGCTGCTGAAGCTGGCCGAAAAATTGAAAGATTCGGATAATGCTGAAACCAAAAATTTGCTCGGACGGGCCTTTTTAAAAAAGGGCTTGTACGAAGAGGCGATCAACGAGTTCGAGGAGGCGATCATTCTCGACCCTCGCATTTCCGGCCTGTACAATAATCTCGGCATCGCTTATACGGCGGTGGGCAGACTCGACGAGGCGATTGCGGTTTTGGAACAGGCGATCAGCTTGAAGCCCGAGCGCGCCGATTATCATAACAATCTCGGCACGGCCCATTTGAAAAAGGAGCAATGTAAAAAAGCGGTGGAGCAATTTCAGCGCGCGCTCAACATCAATCCGTATTATGCCGAGGCCTGTTTTAATCTGGCGCTGGCTTTGGTGCTCAACGGCGTGACGAAGGAGGATTTTCATCTCTCGGTCAACAGTCATCAGCGCGTGATCGAGCATTTGGAGAAAGCGGCGAAAATCAACCCGAATTATCGCAATGAGCAAATTTTACGCGGCGAAGAATTTCTGCGGCGCAATGAGTATGAGAAGGCTTATGAAGCTTTGGTGCAGGGTCAGCGCAATGCCCACAAGCCAGTGGATCTGGGTTTTGTGGTGGATTTTTATTTGCAGGTTCTTTATAACACCAAAAAACTCAACAGCGCCGCGATTTGGCGGCACATCCGGCAATTGCAGGATATCATCGACAAGCATCCGAATTACGCTGATTTGTACAACCATCTCGGCGTGGCTTATGTGGTGATGAGCAAATTCGTCAATAACAAAGCGGTTCAACAATTCGAGAAAGCACAGCAAATCAACCCGGCCTTTGACCGCGCCAAACGCAATCAAAAGCTGGCCGAATACGACCACAAGGGCATTCAACTTCTTTTTGACGCCATTCTCAAATAG
- a CDS encoding CpsD/CapB family tyrosine-protein kinase, giving the protein MQVNTIQTDTIETTNRTATKTVPVKTARREAFFAHFADESPGANEFRRLYSKLKNLYGAAEMKNFLVTSSMMSEGKSTASALLACTIARYRNTKTILVDCDLRRPRVHKLFGLPKEEGVADVLNGARKLDTCFKRTTIENLRLLTAGTEVDNPTELFNSPRLRDLFSEIKFYFDTVIVDSPPVIPVTDTLILSPEMDGALMVVKAGETHKEVVKRAVDMMRNAGFNILGVIVNNQKSVLPYYYDQSYYGYKYYVREDKKRK; this is encoded by the coding sequence ATGCAGGTGAATACGATACAAACCGACACCATCGAAACGACGAATAGAACCGCAACCAAAACCGTTCCGGTAAAAACTGCGCGGCGCGAGGCTTTTTTCGCCCATTTTGCCGACGAGTCGCCGGGCGCCAATGAATTTCGCCGGCTGTATTCCAAGCTCAAGAATCTCTACGGCGCGGCGGAGATGAAAAATTTTCTCGTCACCAGCTCGATGATGAGCGAAGGCAAGAGCACCGCCTCGGCGCTGCTGGCTTGCACGATCGCGCGTTATCGCAACACCAAAACCATTCTGGTCGATTGTGATTTGCGCCGGCCCCGTGTGCACAAGCTTTTTGGTTTGCCGAAAGAAGAAGGCGTGGCCGACGTTTTGAACGGTGCGCGCAAGCTGGACACCTGTTTCAAGCGCACCACGATTGAGAATTTGCGTCTCTTGACCGCCGGCACGGAGGTTGACAATCCGACCGAGCTGTTTAACTCGCCACGCTTGCGAGATTTGTTTTCGGAGATCAAATTTTATTTTGACACGGTGATCGTCGATTCGCCGCCGGTGATTCCGGTGACCGATACGCTGATTCTCAGCCCGGAGATGGACGGCGCGCTGATGGTGGTGAAGGCCGGCGAAACGCACAAAGAAGTGGTCAAACGCGCCGTCGATATGATGCGCAACGCCGGTTTCAATATTCTCGGTGTCATCGTCAACAATCAAAAGTCGGTTCTCCCGTATTATTACGACCAGTCTTACTACGGTTACAAGTATTACGTTCGCGAAGACAAAAAGAGGAAATAA
- a CDS encoding SDR family oxidoreductase, translating into MAHYLVTGGGGFIGSNLVQALVERGQRVRVLDNFATGRRQNLAGLENQIELIEGDIRDAATADRAVAGADYVLHQAALGSVPRSVQDPLTSNEVNVNGTLNLLWAAKKARVKRFVIASSSSIYGNTPQLPKDESMLPNPISPYAVSKLASERYTLSFNAVYGLPTVALRYFNVFGPKQDPASQYAAVIPRFITALMKGQSPVIYGDGEQSRDFTYVDNVVQANLLACAAPEAPGQVMNIACGDRYSLNTVLQLLAEIMDKAVQPIYETERPGDVKHSLASIARAQKILGFSPAINFREGLKRTVAWFLQNT; encoded by the coding sequence ATGGCACATTATCTCGTTACTGGCGGCGGTGGTTTTATCGGTTCCAACCTTGTGCAGGCTTTGGTCGAGCGCGGCCAGCGCGTGCGCGTGTTGGATAATTTCGCCACCGGCCGGCGGCAGAATCTCGCCGGCTTGGAAAATCAAATTGAGTTGATCGAGGGCGATATACGTGATGCGGCGACTGCTGACCGCGCCGTGGCCGGCGCCGATTACGTCCTGCATCAAGCGGCGCTCGGCTCGGTGCCGCGGTCAGTGCAAGATCCGCTCACTTCGAATGAAGTGAATGTGAACGGGACGCTCAATTTGCTTTGGGCCGCGAAGAAGGCGCGCGTCAAGCGCTTCGTGATCGCCTCGTCCTCCTCGATTTACGGCAACACGCCGCAACTGCCGAAAGATGAGAGTATGCTGCCGAATCCGATTTCGCCCTATGCCGTTTCCAAGCTCGCGTCGGAGCGTTACACTTTGTCGTTCAACGCGGTCTACGGCTTGCCAACGGTGGCGTTGCGGTATTTCAACGTTTTCGGGCCCAAACAGGATCCGGCTTCGCAATATGCCGCGGTGATCCCGCGTTTTATCACCGCGCTGATGAAGGGCCAGTCGCCGGTGATCTACGGCGATGGCGAGCAATCGCGGGATTTTACATACGTTGATAATGTCGTGCAAGCCAATCTTCTTGCCTGCGCGGCGCCGGAAGCGCCGGGCCAGGTGATGAATATTGCCTGCGGCGATCGCTATTCTTTAAACACCGTGCTGCAGCTTCTTGCCGAAATCATGGACAAAGCAGTGCAGCCGATTTATGAAACCGAACGTCCCGGCGACGTGAAGCACTCGCTGGCTTCCATCGCGCGGGCGCAAAAAATTTTGGGATTTTCACCGGCAATCAATTTCAGGGAAGGCTTGAAACGCACGGTCGCGTGGTTTTTGCAGAATACTTAA
- a CDS encoding DUF3473 domain-containing protein: protein MSILNALTIDVEEWFHVSLFRRKIRREEWDSLKSTVVANTCLVLRILAEKNVRATFFVLGWVAERYPEIVIAIQEHGHEIGSHTYSHQIIYEQSRQEFTADVRHSIAILEDLTRESVNSFRAPSYSITRSSLWAWEALADLGLTCDSSIFPVKHDLYGIPDAPRFPFYINLKNYPRLVEVPLSTIQLHGKNIPMAGGGYLRLYPYWFIRHSIRRINGEGRPAIIYLHPWELDPDLPRLKIGFFKELRHYGNLSLMEEKLRRLLDEFSFGPLRQVLSVTPIQNDWPVTTPLNGKGILPPQS from the coding sequence ATGAGCATTTTGAACGCATTGACGATTGATGTCGAAGAATGGTTTCATGTCTCCCTGTTCCGCCGAAAAATTCGCCGCGAGGAGTGGGATAGCTTAAAAAGCACAGTCGTCGCCAACACCTGTCTGGTGTTGAGAATTTTGGCGGAGAAAAACGTTCGGGCCACATTTTTCGTCCTCGGCTGGGTGGCCGAGCGTTATCCTGAAATCGTGATCGCCATTCAGGAACACGGCCACGAGATCGGCTCGCATACCTACTCGCATCAAATCATTTACGAGCAAAGCCGTCAGGAATTTACCGCCGACGTCCGGCATTCCATTGCGATTCTCGAAGATTTGACCCGGGAATCGGTCAATAGCTTTCGCGCGCCGAGTTATTCCATCACGCGCTCCTCGTTGTGGGCGTGGGAAGCTCTGGCCGATCTCGGCCTGACTTGCGATTCCAGCATTTTTCCGGTTAAGCACGATTTGTACGGCATTCCCGATGCGCCCCGCTTTCCGTTTTATATAAACTTGAAAAATTACCCGCGCTTGGTTGAGGTGCCGCTGTCCACGATTCAACTGCACGGCAAAAATATTCCCATGGCCGGAGGCGGCTATCTCCGGCTTTATCCCTATTGGTTCATTCGTCACAGCATTCGCCGCATCAATGGTGAGGGGCGGCCGGCCATCATTTATCTCCATCCCTGGGAGCTTGATCCCGATCTCCCGCGCCTGAAGATCGGATTTTTCAAGGAACTGCGGCATTACGGCAATCTGAGTTTGATGGAAGAGAAACTGCGTCGTTTGCTGGACGAATTTTCTTTCGGCCCGTTGCGCCAGGTTTTGAGCGTTACTCCCATTCAAAATGACTGGCCGGTGACCACGCCGCTCAACGGCAAGGGTATTCTCCCGCCGCAGTCGTGA
- a CDS encoding FemAB family PEP-CTERM system-associated protein translates to MKITLFDSETALWDDFVLRHPAARCPHLGGWKKVIEESFDHSCFYLMARENGVIHGILPLVHLRSRLFGSFLISLPFLNYGGIVATDAEARQSLFDSACDLATERGAAYVELRHEAPLLENAPTKQHKVTMRLDLPNDPEILWKQLKPAVRSQIRKPKKLGLVVRFGREEELENFYEVFSINMRDLGTPVYPKNFFASILKNFPISSWICSVLMNGRPLAAGLVCGFRETLEIPWASSLRRYNSLAANMLLYWSVLEFAIQKGYKCFDFGRCSPGEGTYKFKAQWGAQPAPLHWQYWLANGRQMPDLSPKNDKYQLAIRLWQRLPLFVTRLIGPTIIRNIP, encoded by the coding sequence ATGAAGATTACCCTGTTCGATTCGGAAACCGCCCTGTGGGACGATTTCGTGCTGCGGCACCCTGCGGCGCGCTGCCCTCATCTTGGCGGTTGGAAAAAAGTGATTGAAGAAAGCTTTGACCATTCGTGTTTTTATTTGATGGCCAGGGAAAACGGCGTGATTCACGGCATTTTGCCGCTGGTGCATCTACGCAGCCGCCTGTTCGGATCGTTTTTGATCTCGCTGCCATTTTTGAATTACGGCGGCATTGTCGCGACCGATGCCGAAGCCCGGCAAAGTTTGTTTGACTCTGCGTGCGATCTGGCAACCGAACGCGGCGCCGCTTATGTCGAATTGCGCCATGAAGCGCCGCTGTTGGAAAATGCGCCCACCAAGCAGCACAAAGTGACCATGCGGCTTGATTTGCCGAATGATCCGGAGATTTTGTGGAAGCAGCTCAAGCCCGCCGTGCGCTCCCAAATTCGCAAGCCGAAGAAGCTTGGCCTTGTCGTTCGCTTCGGGCGTGAGGAGGAACTGGAAAATTTTTACGAGGTTTTTTCCATCAACATGCGCGATCTTGGCACGCCGGTTTATCCGAAAAATTTCTTTGCGAGCATTCTCAAAAATTTTCCCATCTCGAGCTGGATTTGCTCCGTGCTGATGAACGGCCGGCCGCTTGCCGCCGGTTTGGTTTGCGGTTTTCGCGAGACGCTGGAAATTCCGTGGGCGTCGAGCCTGCGCCGGTATAATTCTCTCGCGGCCAACATGCTGCTCTATTGGTCGGTTTTGGAATTTGCCATCCAAAAAGGTTACAAATGTTTTGACTTCGGCCGGTGCTCGCCCGGTGAAGGCACTTACAAATTTAAAGCGCAGTGGGGCGCGCAACCGGCGCCGCTGCACTGGCAATATTGGCTGGCGAACGGCCGTCAAATGCCGGATCTCAGCCCCAAGAACGACAAATATCAATTGGCCATTCGCCTCTGGCAGAGATTGCCGCTGTTTGTGACCCGGCTGATCGGCCCGACGATCATTCGCAATATTCCCTGA
- a CDS encoding glycosyltransferase family 2 protein codes for MLVFFALCIALILWVYAGYPLFLLLVTRLTRGRPVRRNAITPPVTLIISAYNEGRIIRRKLENSLALDYPRDRMEIIVVSDCSNDETDDIVNEYASRGVRLLRMRERGGKTVGLNAAVPQARGEIVIFSDANALYHRLAVRNLVRNFADPEVGCVTGESRYEVDENAADSSTSENLYWRYELALKKMETKIGSLVGGDGAIYAIRKSLFRPLRPEDLSDFVNPLQIVARGYRNVYEPEAFSFESGAESFEKEFRRKVRIVNRAWRGLWRVKQVLNPLRFGFYTVQVVSHKLLRWMIPLFMAGAFFANLFLLGYGKPHQAIFALQITFYILALVGWLQSHRSSISKLFYVPYYFCLVNYASLLGIISNYRGQKFAVWNTVRESNS; via the coding sequence ATGTTGGTTTTTTTTGCCCTCTGCATTGCGCTCATTCTCTGGGTGTACGCCGGCTATCCATTATTTTTGCTGCTTGTCACGCGCTTGACAAGGGGCCGGCCCGTTCGGCGTAACGCCATCACGCCGCCGGTGACGTTGATCATCAGCGCCTACAACGAAGGCCGCATCATTCGCCGGAAATTGGAAAACAGCCTGGCGCTGGATTATCCGCGCGACCGAATGGAAATCATCGTGGTTTCCGATTGCTCCAATGATGAGACTGACGACATCGTCAACGAGTATGCGAGCCGCGGCGTGCGGCTGTTGCGCATGCGCGAACGCGGCGGCAAAACCGTCGGCTTGAACGCCGCGGTTCCGCAAGCGCGCGGCGAAATTGTCATTTTCTCCGATGCCAACGCGTTGTATCATCGCCTGGCCGTGCGAAATCTCGTGCGCAATTTTGCCGATCCGGAAGTCGGCTGCGTCACCGGCGAGTCGCGCTACGAGGTTGATGAAAACGCCGCGGACTCGAGCACGAGCGAGAATCTTTATTGGCGCTATGAGCTGGCGTTGAAAAAAATGGAGACGAAAATTGGTTCGCTGGTGGGCGGCGACGGCGCGATTTACGCCATTCGCAAATCGCTTTTTCGTCCGTTGCGACCGGAAGATTTGAGCGATTTCGTCAACCCCCTGCAGATCGTCGCCCGGGGCTATCGAAACGTTTACGAGCCGGAGGCTTTTTCTTTTGAAAGCGGCGCTGAATCGTTTGAAAAGGAATTTCGCCGCAAAGTTCGCATCGTCAATCGCGCCTGGCGCGGCCTTTGGCGCGTCAAGCAAGTCTTGAACCCGTTGCGTTTTGGTTTTTACACCGTGCAAGTCGTTTCCCACAAACTGTTGCGGTGGATGATTCCGCTTTTCATGGCCGGCGCTTTTTTCGCCAATCTGTTTTTGCTCGGTTATGGCAAGCCTCATCAGGCTATTTTTGCCTTACAAATTACGTTCTACATTTTAGCCCTTGTCGGCTGGCTGCAATCACACCGCTCTTCGATTTCCAAGCTGTTTTACGTGCCGTATTATTTTTGTCTGGTGAATTACGCCTCGCTGCTCGGCATTATCAGCAACTATCGCGGGCAGAAATTTGCAGTGTGGAATACGGTGCGGGAAAGTAATTCTTAG
- a CDS encoding polysaccharide deacetylase family protein has product MKRFVTRLLKAVLFHLGFFHLLRVLFPNRRVAILRYHAVVDPQHCDYASPGICISPRDFEKHVRYFARRYRIISLDDVIDTIRAGKPLPTNAVVFTFDDGYADNFFAAEILKRYNASGTFYLTVSCIDRAEPFWLFEANYLILKAKQPHLRLQALGAQIELNLTDAASKTAAIREVVKIIKSNNRAVRENIRQQLRQQLAGQEYRDAADRVMLTWEQVKEMLQNGMIIGGHTMTHLNLPNADPVDAQQEIWMSRVALEKKLNIPIRHFSVPNSGPYPYYNDRIKQMVKESGYVSSVTSMHGFVDSKSDLLQLRRIRTVPELYETIATIELTKFDN; this is encoded by the coding sequence ATGAAAAGATTCGTAACTCGTCTGCTTAAAGCAGTTTTATTTCATCTCGGTTTTTTTCATCTTCTGAGAGTATTGTTTCCCAATCGCCGCGTGGCGATTTTGCGCTATCACGCCGTTGTCGACCCGCAACATTGTGACTACGCCAGCCCGGGCATTTGCATCTCGCCGCGGGATTTTGAAAAGCATGTGCGGTATTTTGCCCGGCGTTATCGCATCATTTCGTTGGACGACGTCATCGACACGATTCGTGCCGGGAAACCGCTGCCAACCAATGCCGTCGTCTTCACGTTTGATGACGGTTACGCCGATAATTTTTTCGCCGCTGAAATTCTCAAGCGTTACAACGCTTCGGGCACGTTTTATCTCACCGTGAGTTGCATAGACCGCGCTGAGCCGTTTTGGCTCTTCGAGGCCAATTATCTCATTTTAAAAGCCAAACAACCGCATCTGCGCCTGCAAGCTCTTGGCGCTCAAATCGAATTGAATTTAACTGATGCCGCCAGCAAAACAGCGGCGATCCGTGAGGTCGTGAAGATCATCAAAAGCAACAACCGCGCCGTTCGTGAAAATATCCGCCAGCAGTTGCGGCAACAATTGGCCGGCCAGGAGTATCGCGACGCGGCTGATCGCGTCATGCTCACGTGGGAACAGGTTAAAGAGATGCTGCAAAACGGCATGATTATCGGCGGCCATACCATGACGCATCTCAATCTGCCAAACGCTGATCCCGTCGACGCCCAGCAGGAAATCTGGATGAGTCGAGTTGCGCTCGAAAAAAAGCTGAACATCCCGATTCGTCATTTCTCCGTTCCCAACAGCGGGCCTTATCCTTATTACAATGACAGGATCAAGCAAATGGTAAAAGAGAGCGGATATGTTTCTTCGGTAACCTCCATGCATGGTTTTGTAGATTCAAAAAGTGATTTGCTCCAATTGCGCCGCATCCGCACCGTGCCGGAATTGTATGAAACCATTGCGACAATTGAATTGACAAAATTTGACAATTGA
- a CDS encoding UDP-glucose/GDP-mannose dehydrogenase family protein: MKLSIFGLGYVGTVTSACFARDGHEVIGVDINPQKVALLNDGKSPIVEEEIGDMVMENVRAGRLRATEDVHEAILNTDVSLICVGTPSNGNGSLSLYSVISVCRSIAQVLRHKKEYHLIVLRSTVLPGTVNRVILPLIEQESGKKLCNGFGLCFNPEFLREGSSVKDFYAPPFTLIGARDRVIAEKAQELYKNLNAPVYLTSIEVAETIKYASNAFHALKIAFANEIGTYCKALGIDSHQVMEIFAADNKLNISTAYLKPGFAFGGSCLPKDLRALLYEAKIHDLQLPVLQSILPSNEAHLQRATEMVTSLRKKKVGLLGLSFKAGTDDLRESPLVKLTETLLGKGYELRIYDRDVALARLTGANKEYIEKEIPHLSCLLRKSLDEVIDFAEVLIIGNSNPEFAEILARRRPEQIVVDLVRIFSEAGAAPPNYRGICW; encoded by the coding sequence ATGAAACTCAGCATTTTCGGACTGGGTTACGTCGGTACGGTGACTTCGGCGTGTTTTGCCCGCGATGGTCACGAAGTCATCGGCGTCGACATCAACCCGCAAAAAGTGGCTTTGCTCAACGATGGCAAAAGCCCCATCGTTGAAGAAGAAATCGGCGACATGGTGATGGAAAACGTTCGCGCCGGCAGGCTGCGCGCGACGGAGGATGTGCACGAAGCCATCCTGAACACCGACGTTAGCCTGATTTGCGTGGGCACCCCGAGCAATGGGAATGGTTCGCTGAGTTTATACAGCGTCATCAGCGTCTGCCGCAGCATCGCACAGGTTCTGCGCCATAAAAAAGAATATCATCTGATCGTGTTGCGCAGCACTGTCCTGCCGGGCACGGTCAATCGCGTTATTTTGCCGCTGATCGAACAGGAATCCGGCAAAAAATTGTGCAATGGATTCGGGCTGTGCTTCAATCCCGAGTTTTTGCGTGAAGGCAGCTCCGTCAAGGATTTTTACGCGCCGCCGTTTACGCTCATCGGCGCGCGCGATCGCGTCATCGCCGAGAAGGCGCAGGAATTGTACAAGAACCTCAATGCGCCGGTTTATCTCACCAGCATCGAAGTGGCGGAAACCATCAAATATGCCAGCAATGCTTTTCACGCGCTCAAAATCGCCTTCGCCAACGAGATCGGAACCTATTGCAAAGCTTTGGGCATCGACAGCCATCAAGTGATGGAAATTTTTGCCGCCGACAACAAGCTGAATATCTCAACCGCCTATCTCAAACCCGGCTTCGCTTTCGGCGGCTCCTGCCTGCCCAAAGATTTGCGCGCGCTTTTGTATGAGGCGAAAATCCACGATCTGCAACTGCCGGTTCTGCAATCGATTCTGCCGAGCAACGAGGCGCACCTGCAGCGCGCCACCGAGATGGTGACTTCGCTGCGGAAGAAAAAAGTCGGCCTGCTGGGCTTGAGTTTCAAGGCCGGCACCGACGACCTGCGTGAAAGCCCGCTGGTCAAGCTCACCGAAACGCTGCTCGGCAAGGGATATGAGCTTCGGATTTATGATCGCGACGTCGCGCTGGCGCGCTTGACCGGGGCCAATAAAGAGTATATCGAGAAGGAGATTCCGCATCTCTCTTGTTTGCTGCGCAAGTCGCTCGACGAGGTGATCGATTTTGCCGAGGTGCTGATCATCGGCAACAGCAATCCGGAATTTGCCGAAATTTTGGCGCGGCGTCGGCCCGAGCAGATTGTCGTCGATCTCGTGCGAATTTTTTCTGAAGCCGGCGCGGCGCCGCCGAATTATCGGGGAATTTGTTGGTAA